A portion of the Rhodococcus pseudokoreensis genome contains these proteins:
- the ppc gene encoding phosphoenolpyruvate carboxylase yields MIETPREATEPLREDIRLLGGILGQIVREQAGDGVFDLVEKARVESFRVRRSEIDRADLADMFTEVSTSDAIPVIRAFSHFALLANLAEDNHRERRRAVHVAAGEPAPDSTLTATFAKLDAAHLSSDVVADALRGALVSPVITAHPTETRRRTVFETQTRITELMRYRERTALTESETADVDVRLRRQILTLWQTALIRLSRLRIQDEIEVGLRYYDAALFEVVPKINAELRSALRSRWPDADLGREPILRPGSWIGGDRDGNPYVTDEVVRQATTRAAATALEHHLGQLETLERELSMSARLVTVTPALDLLAAASQDDSPFRADEPYRRAVRGIRGRLTATAHRILGEAPDHGLDLGLAPYDTPRQMLGELDVVDDSLRRGGDGTIADDGLATLRDSVEVFGFHLSGLDMRQNSDVHETVVAELLAWAGVHADYPSLSEDERVELLSAELSTRRPLTTANAEFSELTAKELAILQAGADAVRTLGAGAVPNYIISMCTSVSDMLEAAVLLKEVGILDPGSGEAPTCPVGIVPLFETIEDLQQGAATLEATLEVPIYRALVSARGDAQEVMLGYSDSNKDGGYLAANWALYRAELDLVDAARKTGIRLRLFHGRGGTVGRGGGPSYEAILAQPPGAVAGSLRITEQGEVIAAKYAEPRLAQRNLETLLAATLEATLLDVEGLGDDAEPAYRILDELAALARRAYGELVHETPGFVEYFEMSTPVAEIGALNIGSRPASRKQTTSISDLRAIPWVLSWSQSRVMLPGWYGTGAAFEEWTQGDPDRVATLSRLYETWPFFRTVLSNLAMVMSKSDMGLAARYAELVPDEELRRRVFGKIAEEHERTIRMYKAVTGNDTLFADNPGLERSVHNRFPYLEPLNHLQVELLRRYRAGDDSDQTRRGIQLTMNGLATALRNSG; encoded by the coding sequence ATGATCGAAACCCCACGTGAGGCCACTGAACCACTCCGCGAAGACATTCGGCTCCTGGGCGGCATCCTCGGTCAGATAGTGCGGGAACAGGCAGGAGACGGCGTCTTCGACCTCGTCGAGAAGGCCAGGGTCGAATCGTTCCGGGTGCGTCGTTCCGAGATCGACCGCGCCGATCTGGCCGACATGTTCACCGAGGTGTCCACGAGCGACGCCATTCCCGTCATCCGAGCTTTCAGCCACTTCGCCCTGCTGGCCAACCTCGCCGAGGACAACCACCGCGAACGCCGGCGTGCCGTCCACGTCGCCGCCGGTGAACCCGCCCCCGACAGCACCCTGACCGCCACGTTCGCCAAGCTCGACGCCGCTCACCTGAGCAGCGACGTCGTCGCGGACGCGTTGCGCGGGGCGCTCGTGTCGCCGGTCATCACCGCGCATCCCACCGAGACCCGTCGCCGCACGGTATTCGAGACTCAGACGCGGATCACCGAACTGATGCGGTACCGCGAACGCACCGCGCTGACCGAATCCGAGACGGCCGACGTCGACGTCCGGTTGCGTCGGCAGATCCTCACCCTGTGGCAGACCGCGCTGATCCGGTTGTCGCGGTTGCGGATCCAGGACGAGATCGAGGTCGGGCTGCGGTACTACGACGCGGCGCTGTTCGAGGTCGTCCCGAAGATCAACGCCGAACTGCGCAGTGCCCTGCGGTCGCGGTGGCCGGACGCCGATCTGGGCCGGGAACCGATTCTGCGTCCCGGATCGTGGATCGGCGGGGACCGCGACGGCAATCCCTACGTCACCGACGAGGTGGTCCGCCAGGCGACCACCCGCGCCGCGGCCACCGCGCTCGAGCATCATCTCGGGCAACTCGAGACGCTCGAGCGGGAACTGTCCATGTCGGCCCGTCTCGTCACCGTCACACCGGCCCTCGACCTCCTGGCCGCGGCGTCCCAGGACGATTCACCGTTCCGGGCCGACGAACCGTACCGGCGTGCCGTGCGGGGCATCCGGGGGCGTCTCACGGCCACCGCGCACCGCATTCTGGGAGAGGCCCCCGACCACGGGCTCGACCTCGGGCTCGCGCCCTACGACACGCCGCGGCAGATGCTCGGCGAACTCGACGTCGTCGACGACTCGCTGCGGCGCGGCGGCGACGGCACGATCGCCGACGACGGACTGGCGACCCTGCGGGACTCGGTGGAGGTGTTCGGTTTCCACCTCTCCGGCCTCGACATGCGGCAGAACTCGGACGTGCACGAGACCGTCGTCGCCGAACTGCTCGCGTGGGCGGGCGTGCACGCCGACTACCCGTCGCTGTCCGAGGACGAGCGGGTGGAGTTGCTGTCGGCGGAACTGTCCACCCGGCGCCCCCTGACCACGGCGAACGCCGAGTTCAGCGAGCTCACGGCGAAGGAACTCGCCATTCTCCAGGCCGGCGCCGACGCCGTGCGGACCCTCGGTGCGGGCGCGGTACCCAACTACATCATCAGCATGTGCACCTCCGTCAGCGACATGCTCGAGGCCGCGGTCCTGCTGAAGGAGGTCGGCATCCTCGATCCCGGATCGGGGGAGGCGCCGACCTGCCCGGTGGGCATCGTGCCGTTGTTCGAGACGATCGAGGACCTGCAACAGGGGGCCGCCACCCTCGAGGCCACCCTGGAGGTCCCGATCTACCGGGCCCTGGTGTCGGCGCGCGGCGACGCCCAGGAAGTGATGCTCGGGTACTCCGACTCCAACAAGGACGGCGGCTACCTGGCGGCCAACTGGGCGCTGTACCGCGCCGAGCTGGACCTGGTCGACGCGGCCCGCAAGACGGGAATCCGGTTGCGGCTCTTCCACGGTCGCGGCGGCACCGTGGGCCGCGGCGGCGGACCCAGCTACGAGGCGATCCTCGCGCAGCCGCCCGGTGCGGTCGCCGGATCCCTGCGGATCACCGAACAGGGCGAGGTGATCGCCGCCAAGTACGCGGAACCCCGCCTCGCGCAACGCAATCTCGAAACGCTGCTCGCCGCGACCCTCGAGGCCACCCTCCTCGACGTCGAGGGCCTCGGCGACGACGCCGAACCTGCGTACCGCATCCTCGACGAACTCGCCGCACTGGCCCGCCGCGCCTACGGCGAATTGGTGCACGAGACACCCGGATTCGTGGAGTACTTCGAGATGTCGACCCCGGTCGCGGAGATCGGGGCGCTCAACATCGGCAGCCGCCCGGCCTCCCGCAAGCAGACCACGTCCATCTCCGACCTACGGGCCATCCCGTGGGTGCTGTCGTGGAGCCAGTCCCGGGTCATGCTGCCCGGGTGGTACGGCACCGGCGCCGCGTTCGAGGAATGGACGCAGGGCGACCCCGACCGGGTGGCGACGCTGTCCCGCCTCTACGAGACGTGGCCGTTCTTCCGGACCGTGCTGTCGAACCTGGCGATGGTGATGTCGAAGTCCGACATGGGTCTCGCCGCCCGGTACGCGGAACTCGTCCCCGACGAGGAACTGCGCCGACGGGTGTTCGGCAAGATCGCCGAGGAGCACGAGCGGACCATCCGGATGTACAAGGCGGTCACCGGGAACGACACACTGTTCGCCGACAATCCCGGTCTGGAGCGGTCGGTGCACAACCGGTTCCCGTACCTCGAGCCGCTCAACCACCTGCAGGTGGAACTGCTGCGCCGCTACCGGGCCGGGGACGACAGCGATCAGACGCGCCGCGGCATCCAGCTCACGATGAACGGGCTGGCGACCGCACTGCGCAACAGCGGGTAG
- the secG gene encoding preprotein translocase subunit SecG, with protein sequence MELFLDILLVITSLLLILLVLLHRGKGGGLSSLFGGGVQSSLSGSTVVEKNLDRLTVFTGLIWFIAIIGIGLEIKFG encoded by the coding sequence ATGGAACTGTTCCTGGATATCTTGCTGGTGATCACCAGCTTGCTGCTGATTCTGCTGGTGCTGCTGCACCGCGGTAAGGGCGGCGGTCTGTCCAGCCTGTTCGGCGGCGGCGTCCAGTCCAGCCTGTCCGGTTCCACCGTGGTCGAGAAGAACCTCGACCGGCTCACCGTCTTCACCGGTCTGATCTGGTTCATCGCCATCATCGGCATCGGCCTGGAGATCAAGTTCGGCTGA
- the tpiA gene encoding triose-phosphate isomerase: MARKPLIAGNWKMNLNHLEAIALVQKIAFSLPAKYFDKVDVTVIPPFTDIRSVQTLVEGDKLLLTYGAQDVSAQDSGAYTGEISGSMLAKLGCTFVVVGHSERRTLHGEDNDTVLAKTKAALKNGITPIVCIGEGLDIREAGEHVSYNVEQLRGSLAGLSAEDIAKVVIAYEPVWAIGTGRVASAADAQEVCAAIRATLGELASPDVASGVRVLYGGSVNAKNVGEIVGQTDVDGALVGGASLKADEFATLSAIAAGGPLP, from the coding sequence ATGGCACGGAAGCCGCTGATCGCCGGCAACTGGAAGATGAATCTGAACCACCTCGAGGCCATCGCGCTGGTTCAGAAGATCGCCTTCTCGCTCCCGGCGAAGTACTTCGACAAGGTCGACGTGACGGTGATCCCGCCGTTCACCGACATCCGCAGCGTGCAGACCCTGGTCGAGGGCGACAAGCTCCTGCTCACCTACGGTGCGCAGGACGTGTCGGCCCAGGATTCGGGCGCGTACACCGGCGAGATCAGCGGTTCCATGCTGGCCAAGCTGGGCTGCACGTTCGTCGTCGTCGGGCACTCGGAGCGCCGGACCCTGCACGGTGAGGACAACGACACCGTGCTGGCCAAGACCAAGGCCGCGCTGAAGAACGGGATCACCCCGATCGTCTGCATCGGTGAGGGCCTCGATATCCGCGAGGCCGGCGAGCACGTGTCCTACAACGTCGAGCAGCTGCGGGGTTCGCTCGCCGGGCTGTCCGCCGAGGACATCGCCAAGGTCGTCATCGCGTACGAGCCGGTGTGGGCCATCGGCACCGGCCGGGTGGCCAGTGCCGCGGACGCGCAGGAAGTCTGCGCCGCGATCCGCGCCACGCTCGGCGAGCTGGCCTCGCCGGACGTCGCATCCGGTGTCCGCGTTCTGTACGGCGGCAGCGTCAACGCGAAGAACGTCGGGGAGATCGTCGGGCAGACGGATGTGGACGGCGCCCTCGTGGGCGGCGCCTCGCTGAAGGCCGACGAGTTCGCCACCCTGTCGGCGATCGCCGCGGGCGGACCCCTGCCGTAA
- a CDS encoding phosphoglycerate kinase, with amino-acid sequence MAVQTLDDLLNAGVEGRAVLVRSDLNVPLDGDRITDPGRILASAPTLKALAEAGAKVIVTAHLGRPKGEPDPQYSLAPVAAKLAEVLGRNVQLAGDVVGQDALARAEGLTDGDVLLLENIRFDPRETSKDEAERTKLAKALVELVGDDGAFVSDGFGVVHRAQASVYDVAKLLPHYAGKLVDAEIEVLGKLTEEPERPYAVVLGGSKVSDKLAVIEALAPKVDTLVIGGGMYYTFLAAQGVSVGNSLCEESMIDTCKALLEQYADVIHIPQDVVIADSFSADAESKIVSVLEIPDGWMGLDIGPQSVRRFAAILTSAKTVFWNGPMGVFEFEKFAAGTKGVAEAIIEATGKGAYSVVGGGDSAAAVRQLGLPEDGFSHISTGGGASLEYLEGKELPGIAVLEG; translated from the coding sequence GATCCCGGGCGCATCCTCGCTTCCGCACCGACGCTGAAAGCGCTGGCGGAGGCGGGCGCCAAGGTCATCGTCACCGCCCATCTGGGTCGCCCCAAGGGCGAGCCCGACCCGCAGTACTCCCTCGCACCGGTGGCGGCCAAGCTCGCCGAGGTGCTCGGCCGCAACGTCCAGCTCGCCGGCGACGTCGTCGGGCAGGACGCGCTGGCACGCGCGGAGGGACTCACCGACGGCGACGTCCTCCTGCTGGAGAACATCCGCTTCGACCCGCGGGAGACCAGCAAGGACGAGGCCGAGCGGACGAAGCTCGCCAAGGCCCTGGTCGAACTCGTCGGCGACGACGGTGCGTTCGTGTCCGACGGCTTCGGTGTCGTGCACCGCGCGCAGGCGTCGGTGTACGACGTCGCGAAGCTGCTCCCGCACTACGCGGGCAAGCTCGTCGACGCCGAGATCGAGGTGCTCGGCAAGCTCACCGAGGAGCCGGAGCGGCCGTACGCGGTCGTGCTCGGTGGTTCCAAGGTGTCGGACAAGCTCGCGGTGATCGAGGCACTGGCTCCCAAGGTCGACACCCTCGTCATCGGCGGCGGCATGTACTACACGTTCCTCGCAGCACAGGGCGTCTCGGTCGGCAACTCGCTGTGCGAGGAGTCGATGATCGACACGTGCAAGGCGCTGCTCGAGCAGTACGCCGACGTCATCCACATCCCGCAGGACGTGGTCATCGCCGATTCGTTCTCGGCCGACGCCGAGTCGAAGATCGTGTCGGTGCTCGAGATCCCGGACGGCTGGATGGGACTCGACATCGGACCGCAGTCGGTTCGCCGGTTCGCCGCGATCCTGACCAGCGCGAAGACCGTGTTCTGGAACGGCCCGATGGGCGTGTTCGAGTTCGAGAAGTTCGCCGCGGGCACCAAGGGTGTCGCCGAGGCGATCATCGAGGCCACCGGCAAGGGCGCGTACAGCGTCGTCGGTGGCGGTGACTCCGCCGCGGCGGTGCGCCAGCTCGGTCTGCCCGAGGACGGTTTCTCGCACATCTCCACCGGTGGCGGCGCCTCCCTCGAGTACCTCGAGGGCAAGGAACTCCCCGGCATCGCAGTTCTGGAGGGCTGA